In Aspergillus luchuensis IFO 4308 DNA, chromosome 1, nearly complete sequence, the following are encoded in one genomic region:
- the PDC1 gene encoding pyruvate decarboxylase 1 (COG:H;~EggNog:ENOG410PHI5;~InterPro:IPR012000,IPR011766,IPR029061,IPR029035;~PFAM:PF02775,PF00205;~go_function: GO:0000287 - magnesium ion binding [Evidence IEA];~go_function: GO:0003824 - catalytic activity [Evidence IEA];~go_function: GO:0030976 - thiamine pyrophosphate binding [Evidence IEA]): MLLHHTLGNGDFNVFAKMSAGISCTLGRLNETLEAATLIDNAIRECWIRSRPVYISLPTDMITKQIEGDRLDKPLDLSLPTNDPEKEDYVVDVVLKYLHAAKKPVILVDACAIRHRVLDEVHDLMEASGLPTFVAPMGKGAVDETRPNYGGVYAGTGSNAGVREQVESSDLILSIGAIKSDFNTSGFSYHIGQLNTIDFHSTYVRVRYSEYPEINMKGVLRKVIQRMGAVNAAPVPHLSNTLPESEKTSSNQEITHDWLWPNVGQWLKENDIVITETGTANFGIWETRFPANVTAISQVLWGSIGYSVGACQGAALAAKELGNRRTVLFVGDGSLQLTVQELSTMIRNNLNPIIFVICNNGYTIERYIHGWDESYNDIQPWDIEGLPRAFGAKDKYTGYKVKTRDELRQLFANQEFASAPHLQVSNTLP, from the exons ATGTTGCTGCACCACACCTTGGGAAATGGCGACTTCAATGTGTTTGCGAAGATGAGTGCAGGCATCTCCTGTACCCTCGGTCGCTTGAACGAGACACTGGAGGCTGCAACACTAATCGACAATGCCATCCGTGAATGCTGGATCCGCAGTCGACCTGTCTACATCAGTCTCCCCACCGACATGATTACCAAGCAGATCGAAGGTGACCGCCTCGACAAACCGCTGGATCTTTCTCTACCAACAAATGACCCTGAGAAGGAAGATTATGTGGTGGACGTTGTCCTGAAGTACTTGCACGCTGCGAAGAAACCCGTTATTTTGGTGGATGCTTGTGCCATCCGTCATCGGGTCCTTGATGAAGTTCATGACTTGATGGAGGCTTCCGGCCTGCCTACTTTCGTGGCTCCGATGGGCAAGGGAGCAGTGGATGAGACTCGTCCGAACTACGGCGGTGTGTATGCTGGCACTGGATCGAATGCGGGTGTTCGTGAGCAGGTCGAGTCTTCCGATCTTATTCTGAGCATCGGTGCTATCAAGTCAGACTTCAACACCAGCGGATTTTCGTACCACATCGGACAGCTCAACACCATTGATTTCCACAGTACTTATGTGCGCGTGCGATACTCTGAATACCCAGAGATCAACATGAAGGGAGTTTTGCGCAAAGTCATCCAGAGGATGGGTGCTGTCAACGCCGCGCCAGTCCCGCATCTCTCCAACACGCTTCCTGAGAGCGAGAAAACTTCGAGCAACCAGGAGATCACGCACGACTGGCTTTGGCCCAATGTTGGTCAGTGGCTGAAGGAGAATGACATTGTCATTACCGAGACGGGTACTGCCAACTTTGGCATTTGGGAAACCCGATTCCCGGCAAATGTCACGGCCATTAGCCAGGTTCTGTGGGGTAGCATTGGCTACTCGGTTGGGGCATGTCAGGGTGCTGCGCTGGCGGCGAAGGAATTGGGCAATCGTCGGACTGTTCTGTTCGTTGGTGACGGAAGTCTTCAGCTCACCGTGCAGGAACTGAGCACCATGATCCGAAACAATCTCAACCCCATTAT CTTCGTCATTTGCAATAACGGATACACCATTGAGCGGTACATCCACGGATGGGACGAAAGCTACAATGACATCCAGCCGTGGGATATTGAGGGTCTGCCCCGGGCCTTTGGAGCCAAGGACAAGTACACGGGCTACAAAGTAAAGACGCGGGATGAACTGAGGCAGCTATTTGCAAACCAGGAGTTTGCTTCTGCGCCACACTTGCAAGTAAGTAATACATTGCCCTAG